The genomic window TAATATTacgttcacaaacacagtgcactGGCTTATAGAAGTTACTTTATTGTCAAgtattttaataaaactttCCTTATTGCCTTGTGGCCTATGATTCTAGAACCATATGTGCCTCTTTTCAGGATATCTTATGTCGCAAAAGTACATTTGGTTCCACAGTTGCTGTATGGAAGAGTGAATATAACAGCAAATAAATGTTAAAGATATCACTTACAGCACAGCTTTAAGTTACATCAGAAAATATACCCTATCAATCAAAACCAGTCAAGTGTAGATGGTAAAggaatttatttttcagtatatCTGGTCATCACCACATAATTTAAAATGCTCAATCGatacaacattaacacagtattacacatccaaaacacaagACTGCGTTGATCTGACATTAAGATGACAGCGTGACAACTTTCGCAGGGTGATTTCTCTGTCTAATGGACTGGAATGGCAACAAGTCAGtattttcttcagttctgcATCTCTGTAAATAGAAGGACATGTTGATTAAGTACAGCTACAAGTGAATGAGATCAGGTTACAGAGAAGGCAACCAAAACATCTTAGACACTGTATATTGTTGGTAAGCATATATTTTCTAAGAATAGTAAAACAAAGTTGAAGTCAAAGTTGTTAGTGGAATGTGTTGGTGGCAGTTACTCACAGCAGCCATACAGAAGATTGATCCTCTGAATGTCAATGTCGGACAAACCCTGCCTTTGTCCAATTTGCACAGATGCATCAGGAATAGGAGTGATGGTTTCCACTCCATACTGAACGGCAAAAGCAGTTCTAGAGGGCAAAGGTTTACAATAGCACGAGAGTCACATTGTACAAACTGGGCACTGATCATTCATGGTGTACAATATGGCATCAGTATCTTAGCTCCGGCCTTTTCTTACCTTCCATAATGCATAATGGAGGAGTAGTCATAGGGAGTGTACAGAttattggtgttttgtttgtagaagTTGTAAATCATTGCTGTGGGAAAGCAACTTAAAGTTAATGCCAGCATTTaatatgaaatgtatgtttCCCAGCACATGTTACACCGCATATTTGTAGGGTTTAAATAGGCTCCTCACATGGGGAGATGTAGTCCCAGTTGATCCTGACATACTGGTCGCGGTCGCTCCTGGTTTGCTCGTGGTAGAAACCCAGAGCGTGGTTGATCTCATGCTGAACGATGCCATGGTAAACACAGCCCTGCCTGTTAAGAGAAAGCACCTGCATACCTCCTGTTCTGCCTAGAGATGAGAAGCacctgagaggagagacaacACAATGTATTAAAATGCTTGAATTACGACAAGTGTGAGtttgaaattacatttgttGACCAAATAAGCAAATTCCAGCATTGATTTAACTGGCCTCACCCATCTCTGTTCTCAATGCTGATGTAGTCATACTGAGATGAAAGTGGAACAAAGCGAATGCAGGTTGTACTGTGGAACGCTGCCATGGCATTGTCAATTATCAGCTTATCATAATAGGCTGTGAAGAAAGAGGACACGTTTTTGGATTTAATAACTTCAACACAGTTCATGAGAGCTATCTGTTACACACAGAGGACTAATCACTTACAGAAGTCACTGCTCAGTATGTAAGGCACCTCTACTATTCCATTAGAGGACTTCCTCCACAAGCAGTAGTTGTTCCAGCAATTCAGGGCATTCCTGGTTCTTGGTACAACCAGATCTCCCTCTACCAACAATTCAGTGGATGCTTTTGGGACAAGATAAAACCAATTACTCTATACTTCAGTGCACCAAGATTCAATAAGAGgcataaacacattatatacaTGACCACCGGGAATTAGACAGACCATTGTTTGAGTCCAGAATCCTTGTCGTGATGTCAACAGTTTCAGGTTCCTCTAGAAGAAAGTTGTCCTTCTCATTCTCCTACAGGAATAAGGGAATCAAATCCACAGTTAAAATGACTCATATTAGGGGAGAAACTCAGACTTAGATTTCTTGAGTAGATCAACTCTCACCATGAGATGAACGGCCTGAGAGAGGCCCATCAGCAGCActagaagagacagagaagctctGAGATCCATGTTGTTTCAGTGCGTGAAGATGCTTGAGAGGACTCCTGCGCTGTTGCTCTCAGTGTCTGGGAGCTTTCAAACCTGGGCTTATATACAACAGTGTGTCCCAGTACAGGATTCTGTCACTGACCACTAATCCTTCCCTACAAGAATCTCTTAGCGGGAGGGTCTGTTAATGGCACCTGCTAAATCAACAAACTTCTAAACTACTGTataatttatttgtctttggGTCTTTGCGCCatgaaatgtaaaactgtaaagaAATGGACTTTATTACATGGTAATGACCTATGTGTGGTTACCACTATGAACACTGAAGGGTTGATGTTtgaaaaaacactgtatttaaatcATAGCCTACAATAGTTTTACATAGCCGGTAAtagtaaaatacatttttgtgtatttggtgCAAAAGGTCTGAAAACCTGAATACACTGCCaggttgaaaaaaagaaattcaaaaagtTCAGACCACATAACGTGAGAGAAATAATTCCACTCAATGTACCACTGTATGACTCAATTAAAGCTAAAATGATGGCCAGAACAGGAGAAGGAACATAGATTGACCACTTAGCACAGTGTGATATAATTGGTCCTGCATACTAGTAAACCACGTTTGAAGAGGCATCAGAAAGTTTTCTTGAGGACAGTGAAAGGATTAGCACGAGATTCATGCTCTGTTGGACTTACAGGTGCGGTTGCAGGTCCCTCCctccaaatgttttttggtCAAGAGAGATTACTACGAAGTGACAGAATCCTGTGTTCAAGCCCACCTTTGTGATGTTCTGTTGAAGTCCAAACATGACCACACTTGGagagtaaaacagtgaaaataagcCATGGGTTTTATTGGAAGACTGTTTAATACATGCCACAAGTGTGCTTTAATTATTCTTTGTTGACCACTTTCTTAGGAGCACTTGGTTTTCAGGTTCTTACTTGATGTCAGCTAACTTCATGTTAGTCAGTGACTGAGTCACTAATCGGCATAACTGTAGCTATTTCTATTGATTTAATGTCCAAGCTGTTGTGTTGTACATGAAGTTTTGCTACTCCATTGCCAATAGTTTAGTTTTGAAAATACCGCAGTAGCCTAAAAATGCTGAAAGTAATCTATGATCACTCATTATCAGGGTTAGTCACAGTGGCGCTACCAGTAAAGCAAAAGGATCCCCAGTTCTCTTCTAATTAACAGATTTCAACAAGTGGTGCAAAGGTCAACAGCTGGAAACATCAGATTTCACACCACCCTTGGTTTGACTGTGAGATTTCTACAGTGTGAGATGTAAGACATTTTTTGAGTTTATATGGTTCCAGAGGTCAAAATGGGGGAATTTGCTTTGTGTTCCAAACAAATGTCCCAgtcaaaatatttgtaatttcTATCTGGTTTAAGATTAGCTCCGAAGAGTACTATAAGTGACAGTGTAACACACATTGTGTCATGTGTACACGTATGAACCACATATAATTCATGctaatttaaaatgacacaatatTAGCATGATATGCCTTGAAAGTAGAAAAGAACATAgacataaaagaatgaatgaagctCAAAATGTGTTACAAATAttaagaaaaggaagaggagactaATTCTGCCATTTCTCAGTGAGATAAGAAGTTTGCATGAAGGAACATTTTGAGGACTTTTCTTTGGCATCACTGGTAGTGAATACATTCTCATGTATTTAAATCTTGGGCCAGGGTCTGACTGTCCTTTATATTGTCCCCtttacattttgtgttgttaaaGCGAGAAGAATTGGTTTTCAAAAATCTAATATGTCAGTAAGCAACATAACTGTGGTGAGAACTAGAATGTGAAGTAGTTTGGAACAACACTTCTCTACGTAGCACTCCTGAAACGATGATAATAGTGACAGATCTTGAAAATCCATCTATATAAAATACCACTCTCTTCCATAACAATAAATGATTAGGTAATAGGAAAACTGGCCATAACTTGATGTTTTACAGTTCCCAGTATAACGTTGCAGAGAAACTCGTATGGAGAGAGttgtttcattattcattctCATGTAATATTacgttcacaaacacagtgcactGGCTTATAGAAGTTACTTTATTGTCAAgtattttaataaaactttCCTTATTGCCTTGTGGCCTATGATTCTAGAACCATATGTGCCTCTTTTCAGGATATCTTATGTCGCAAAAGTACATTTGGTTCCACAGTTGCTGTATGGAAGAGTGAATATAACAGCAAATAAATGTTAAAGATATCACTTACAGCACAGCTTTAAGTTACATCAGAAAATATACCCTATCAATCAAAACCAGTCAAGTGTAGATGGTAAAggaatttatttttcagtatatCTGGTCATCACCACATAATTTAAAATGCTCAATCGatacaacattaacacagtattacacatccaaaacacaagACTGCGTTGATCTGACATTAAGATGACAGCGTGACAACTTTCGCAGGGTGATTTCTCTGTCTAATGGACTGGAATGGCAACAAGTCAGtattttcttcagttctgcATCTCTGTAAATAGAAGGACATGTTGATTAAGTACAGCTACAAGTGAATGAGATCAGGTTACAGAGAAGGCAACCAAAACATCTTAGACACTGTATATTGTTGGTAAGCATATATTTTCTAAGAATAGTAAAACAAAGTTGAAGTCAAAGTTGTTAGTGGAATGTGTTGGTGGCAGTTACTCACAGCAGCCATACAGAAGATTGATCCTCTGAATGTCAATGTCGGACAAACCCTGCCTTTGTCCAATTTGCACAGATGCATCAGGAATAGGAGTGATGGTTTCCACTCCATACTGAACGGCAAAAGCAGTTCTAGAGGGCAAAGGTTTACAATAGCACGAGAGTCACATTGTACAAACTGGGCACTGATCATTCATGGTGTACAATATGGCATCAGTATCTTAGCTCCGGCCTTTTCTTACCTTCCATAATGCATAATGGAGGAGTAGTCATAGGGAGTGTACAGAttattggtgttttgtttgtagaagTTGTAAATCATTGCTGTGGGAAAGCAACTTAAAGTTAATGCCAGCATTTaatatgaaatgtatgtttCCCAGCACATGTTACACCGCATATTTGTAGGGTTTAAATAGGCTCCTCACATGGGGAGATGTAGTCCCAGTTGATCCTGACATACTGGTCGCGGTCGCTCCTGGTTTGCTCGTGGTAGAAACCCAGAGCGTGGTTGATCTCATGCTGAACGATGCCATGGTAAACACAGCCCTGCCTGTTAAGAGAAAGCACCTGCATACCTCCTGTTCTGCCTAGAGATGAGAAGCacctgagaggagagacaacACAATGTATTAAAATGCTTGAATTACGACAAGTGTGAGtttgaaattacatttgttGACCAAATAAGCAAATTCCAGCATTGATTTAACTGGCCTCACCCATCTCTGTTCTCAATGCTGATGTAGTCATACTGAGATGAAAGTGGAACAAAGCGAATGCAGGTTGTACTGTGGAACGCTGCCATGGCATTGTCAATTATCAGCTTATCATAATAGGCTGTGAAGAAAGAGGACACGTTTTTGGATTTAATAACTTCAACACAGTTCATGAGAACTATCTGTTACACACAGAGGACTAATCACTTACAGAAGTCACTGCTCAGTATGTAAGGCACCTCTACTATTCCATTAGAGGACTTCCTCCACAAGCAGTAGTTGTTCCAGCAATTCAGGGCATTCCTGGTTCTTGGTACAACCAGATCTCCCTCTACCAACAATTCAGTGGATGCTTTTGGGACAAGATAAAACCAATTACTCTATACTTCAGTGCACCAAGATTCAATAAGAGgcataaacacattatatacaTGACCACCGGGAATTAGACAGACCATTGTTTGAGTCCAGAATCCTTGTCGTGATGTCAACAGTTTCAGGTTCCTCTAGAAGAAAGTTGTCCTTCTCATTCTCCTACAGGAATAAGGGAATCAAATCCACAGTTAAAATGACTCATATTAGGGGAGAAACTCAGACTTAGATTTCTTGAGTAGATCAACTCTCACCATGAGATGAACGGCCTGAGAGAGGCCCATCAGCAGCActagaagagacagagaagctctGAGATCCATGTTGTTTCAGTGCGTGAAGATGCTTGAGAGGACTCCTGCGCTGTTGCTCTCAGTGTCTGGGAGCTTTCAAACCTGGGCTTATATACAACAGTGTGTCCCAGTACAGGATTCTGTCACTGACCACTAATCCTTCCCTACAAGAATCTCTTAGCGGGAGGGTCTGTTAATGGCACCTGCTAAATCAACAAACTTCTAAACTACTGTataatttatttgtctttggGTCTTGGCGCCatgaaatgtaaaactgtaaagaAATGGACTTTATTACATGGTAATGACCTATGTGTGGTTACCACTATGCACACTGAAGGGTTGATGTTtgaaaaaacactgtatttaaatcATAGCCTACAATAGTTTTACATAGCCGGTAAtagtaaaatacatttttgtgtatttggtgCAAAAGGTCTGAAAACCTGAATACACTGCCaggttgaaaaaaagaaattcaaaaagtTCAGACCACATAACGTGAGAGAAATAATTCCACTCAATGTACCACTGTATGACTCAATTAAAGCTAAAATGATGGCCAGAACAGGAGAAGGAACATAGATTGACCACTTAGCACAGTGTGATATAATTGGTCCTGCATACTAGTAAACCACGTTTGAAGAGGCATCAGAAAGTTTTCTTGAGGACAGTGAAAGGATTAGCATGAGATTCATGCTCTGTTGGACTTACAGGTGCGGTTGCAGGTCCCTCCctccaaatgttttttggtCAAGAGAGATTACTACGAAGTGACAGAATCCTGTGTTCAAGCCCACCTTTGTGATGTTCTGTTGAAGTCCAAACATGACCACACTTGGagagtaaaacagtgaaaataagcCATGGGTTTTATTGGAAGACTGTTTAATACATGCCACAAGTGTGCTTTAATTATTCTTTGTTGACCACTTTCTTAGGAGCACTTGGTTTTCAGGTTCTTACTTGATGTCAGCTAACTTCATGTTAGTCAGTGACTGAGTCACTAATCGGCATAACTGTAGCTATTTCTATTGATTTAATGTCCAAGCTGTTGTGTTGTACATGAAGTTTTGCTACTCCATTGCCAATAGTTTAGTTTTGAAAATACCGCAGTAGCCTAAAAATGCTGAAAGTAATCTATGATCACTCATTATCAGGGTTAGTCACAGTGGCGCTACCAGTAAAGCAAAAGGATCCCCAGTTCTCTTCTAATTAACAGATTTCAACAAGTGGTGCAAAGGTCAACAGCTGGAAACATCAGATTTCACACCACCCTTGGTTTGACTGTGAGATTTCTACAGTGTGAGATGTAAGACATTTTTTGAGTTTATATGGTTCCAGAGGTCAAAATGGGGGAATTTGCTTTGTGTTCCAAACAAATGTCCCAgtcaaaatatttgtaatttcTATCTGGTTTAAGATTAGCTCCGAAGAGTACTATAAGTGACAGTGTAACACACATTGTGTCATGTGTACACGTATGAACCACATATAATTCATGctaatttaaaatgacacaatatTAGCATGATATGCCTTGAAAGTAGAAAAGAACATAgacataaaagaatgaatgaagctCAAAATGTGTTACAAATAttaagaaaaggaagaggagactaATTCTGCCATTTCTCAGTGAGATAAGAAGTTTGCATGAAGGAACATTTTGAGGACTTTTCTTTGGCATCACTGGTAGTGAATACATTCTCATGTATTTAAATCTTGGGCCAGGGTCTGACTGTCCTTTATATTGTCCCCtttacattttgtgttgttaaaGCGAGAAGAATTGGTTTTCAAAAATCTAATATGTCAGTAAGCAACATAACTGTGGTGAGAACTAGAATGTGAAGTAGTTTGGAACAACACTTCTCTACGTAGCACTCCTGAAACGATGATAATAGTGACAGATCTTGAAAATCCATCTATATAAAATACCACTCTCTTCCATAACAATAAATGATTAGGTAATAGGAAAACTGGCCATAACTTGATGTTTTACAGTTCCCAGTATAACGTTGCAGAGAAACTCGTATGGAGAGAGttgtttcattattcattctCATGTAATATTacgttcacaaacacagtgcactGGCTTATAGAAGTTACTTTATTGTCAAgtattttaataaaactttCCTTATTGCCTTGTGGCCTATGATTCTAGAACCATATGTGCCTCTTTTCAGGATATCTTATGTCGCAAAAGTACATTTGGTTCCACAGTTGCTGTATGGAAGAGTGAATATAACAGCAAATAAATGTTAAAGATATCACTTACAGCACAGCTTTAAGTTACATCAGAAAATATACCCTATCAATCAAAACCAGTCAAGTGTAGATGGTAAAggaatttatttttcagtatatCTGGTCATCACCACATAATTTAAAATGCTCAATCGatacaacattaacacagtattacacatccaaaacacaagACTGCGTTGATCTGACATTAAGATGACAGCGTGACAACTTTCGCAGGGTGATTTCTCTGTCTAATGGACTGGAATGGCAACAAGTCAGtattttcttcagttctgcATCTCTGTAAATAGAAGGACATGTTGATTAAGTACAGCTACAAGTGAATGAGATCAGGTTACAGAGAAGGCAACCAAAACATCTTAGACACTGTATATTGTTGGTAAGCATATATTTTCTAAGAATAG from Chanos chanos chromosome 2, fChaCha1.1, whole genome shotgun sequence includes these protein-coding regions:
- the LOC115828353 gene encoding high choriolytic enzyme 1-like isoform X2, producing the protein MDLRASLSLLVLLMGLSQAVHLMENEKDNFLLEEPETVDITTRILDSNNASTELLVEGDLVVPRTRNALNCWNNYCLWRKSSNGIVEVPYILSSDFSYYDKLIIDNAMAAFHSTTCIRFVPLSSQYDYISIENRDGCFSSLGRTGGMQVLSLNRQGCVYHGIVQHEINHALGFYHEQTRSDRDQYVRINWDYISPSMIYNFYKQNTNNLYTPYDYSSIMHYGRTAFAVQYGVETITPIPDASVQIGQRQGLSDIDIQRINLLYGC
- the LOC115828353 gene encoding high choriolytic enzyme 1-like isoform X3; this translates as MDLRASLSLLVLLMGLSQAVHLMVRDNFLLEEPETVDITTRILDSNNASTELLVEGDLVVPRTRNALNCWNNYCLWRKSSNGIVEVPYILSSDFSYYDKLIIDNAMAAFHSTTCIRFVPLSSQYDYISIENRDGCFSSLGRTGGMQVLSLNRQGCVYHGIVQHEINHALGFYHEQTRSDRDQYVRINWDYISPSMIYNFYKQNTNNLYTPYDYSSIMHYGRTAFAVQYGVETITPIPDASVQIGQRQGLSDIDIQRINLLYGCCE
- the LOC115828353 gene encoding high choriolytic enzyme 1-like isoform X1; this encodes MDLRASLSLLVLLMGLSQAVHLMENEKDNFLLEEPETVDITTRILDSNNASTELLVEGDLVVPRTRNALNCWNNYCLWRKSSNGIVEVPYILSSDFSYYDKLIIDNAMAAFHSTTCIRFVPLSSQYDYISIENRDGCFSSLGRTGGMQVLSLNRQGCVYHGIVQHEINHALGFYHEQTRSDRDQYVRINWDYISPSMIYNFYKQNTNNLYTPYDYSSIMHYGRTAFAVQYGVETITPIPDASVQIGQRQGLSDIDIQRINLLYGCCE